From a single Streptomyces sannanensis genomic region:
- a CDS encoding DUF6262 family protein — MPPETSAAPLVTAARKRHELTRSKAIQALRELDRTGAPVSFEGVARRAGVSRSWLYSQPDIRAEIERLRDAIGRSPSPPIPAAQRSSDASLHARLEAALERNRQLTEDNQRLRRQLAHALGEQRASTTRS; from the coding sequence ATGCCTCCTGAGACCAGCGCTGCACCGCTCGTCACCGCCGCCCGCAAGCGGCACGAACTGACGCGGTCCAAGGCCATCCAGGCACTGCGCGAACTCGACCGCACCGGAGCCCCGGTGTCCTTCGAGGGTGTCGCCCGTCGCGCGGGCGTCTCACGTTCGTGGCTGTACTCCCAGCCCGACATCCGCGCCGAGATCGAACGGCTCCGTGACGCCATCGGACGTTCTCCCTCACCACCGATTCCCGCCGCCCAGCGCTCCTCCGACGCCTCGCTTCACGCTCGCCTGGAGGCCGCCCTGGAACGGAACCGGCAACTCACCGAGGATAACCAGCGCCTGCGTCGGCAACTTGCTCACGCGCTCGGCGAGCAGCGAGCCTCAACTACGCGCTCGTGA
- a CDS encoding N-acetyltransferase, with amino-acid sequence MSINWITRAETSADIPTIRDISLAAFDTPLEADLVDALRADPSWIEGLSIVATDHDGKLIGHALLTRCHIDDTPALCLGPVAVWPKYQKTGAGSAVIRASLQAAKELGEHFVTVLGHPTYYPRFGFTRASKYGIGLSIDVPDEAMMALTLDADHPLPSGTVHYAAPFGI; translated from the coding sequence GTGAGCATTAACTGGATCACGCGTGCTGAGACCAGCGCGGACATCCCCACCATTCGCGACATCAGCCTTGCCGCGTTTGACACTCCGTTGGAGGCCGACCTCGTCGACGCCCTGCGCGCCGACCCCTCGTGGATCGAAGGACTGTCCATCGTCGCCACCGACCACGACGGCAAGCTCATCGGCCACGCGTTGCTGACCCGCTGCCACATCGACGACACCCCGGCCCTGTGCCTGGGCCCCGTCGCCGTCTGGCCCAAGTACCAGAAGACCGGCGCTGGCTCTGCGGTAATCCGCGCCTCGTTGCAGGCCGCCAAGGAGCTGGGCGAGCACTTCGTCACCGTCCTCGGACACCCGACGTACTACCCGCGGTTCGGCTTCACTCGCGCTTCCAAGTACGGCATCGGACTCAGCATCGACGTCCCGGATGAGGCCATGATGGCCCTCACCCTCGACGCCGACCACCCGCTGCCCAGCGGCACCGTCCACTACGCCGCACCGTTCGGCATCTAG
- a CDS encoding recombinase family protein, whose product MTALEPADGPDLLVAEPLVRTEIKIGYARVSTGGQKLERQVDALVAAGCRKIFADKKSGKNALRPELKACHAFLDAGDTLVVPSLDRYGRSLQDLINMVAELRDRGIGFTSLHENLDTTTPGGRLVFHVFAALAVISSSPIKQGCDLGGQVKDGVFDLAA is encoded by the coding sequence ATGACCGCCCTCGAACCGGCCGACGGACCGGACCTCCTCGTTGCCGAACCACTCGTCCGCACCGAAATCAAGATCGGATACGCCCGGGTCTCCACCGGCGGGCAGAAGCTCGAACGGCAGGTCGACGCCCTCGTCGCCGCCGGATGCCGGAAGATCTTCGCGGACAAGAAGTCCGGCAAGAACGCCCTCCGCCCCGAGCTGAAGGCGTGCCACGCCTTCCTCGACGCCGGCGACACCCTCGTGGTCCCCTCGCTCGACCGCTACGGTCGCAGCCTCCAGGACCTCATCAACATGGTCGCCGAGCTACGCGACCGAGGGATCGGCTTCACCTCGCTGCACGAGAACCTGGACACCACCACCCCCGGCGGCCGGCTCGTCTTCCACGTCTTCGCCGCCCTGGCGGTTATCTCAAGCTCGCCGATCAAGCAGGGCTGTGACCTGGGCGGCCAGGTCAAGGACGGTGTCTTCGACCTGGCCGCGTGA